The Plasmodium cynomolgi strain B DNA, scaffold: 1165, whole genome shotgun sequence genome includes a region encoding these proteins:
- a CDS encoding hypothetical protein (putative) yields MSSIELPSEIFYHNLKTSYNKLGHHKEECKLLYILGDPDSEIISICENLVQYLKTNYEVKNEEHLNDQHCNLLSLWIYEQLFEHFEHNPRSVIVPYANFKFVLSNVFTGINQVHADNCLHQVNAFISLNNWKKSKDLYDYCVDYDEVIKIAGSSYEKCKIYEEYFKQKSQLYEQFDILYIREYKNKNEDFYKKCKYYDPKKAINILKCEEKFLAQEKTEEFEHDNNLLVAREFSDINSNSAKTFGNLFLGVVASSMISGLLYKVNKILIKTYQL; encoded by the coding sequence ATGTCTTCAATAGAATTACcatcagaaattttttatcataatttgAAAACTTCATATAACAAATTAGGTCATCACAAAGAAGAATGTAAATTACTGTATATTCTAGGCGACCCCGATTCAGAAATTATAAGTATTTGTGAAAATCTTGTACAATATCTAAAAACTAAttatgaagtaaaaaatgaagaacattTGAATGATCAGCATTGTAACCTTTTGAGCCTTTGGATATACGAACAGTTGTTTGAACATTTCGAACATAATCCTAGAAGTGTTATTGTTCCTTATGCTAATTTTAAGTTTGTTTTAAGCAATGTTTTTACAGGTATCAATCAAGTACATGCCGATAATTGCCTGCATCAGGTAAatgcatttatttcattaaataaCTGGAAAAAGAGTAAGGATCTTTATGATTATTGTGTCGATTATGATGAAGTTATTAAAATAGCTGGTTCTAGTTATGAAAAATGCAAGATATATGAAGAATATTTCAAACAGAAATCTCAACTTTATGAACAATTtgacatattatatattcgAGAATATAAGAATAAGAATGaagatttttataaaaaatgtaaatattacGACCCGAAAAAAGcgataaatatattaaaatgtgaagaaaaatttttagcaCAAGAAAAGACAGAAGAATTTGAACatgataataatttattagtTGCTAGGGAATTTTCTGATATAAATTCTAATTCTGCAAAAACATTTGGTAATTTGTTCCTGGGAGTAGTTGCAAGTTCGATGATATCTggcttattatataaagtaaataaaattttaataaagaCATACCAACT